In Falsibacillus pallidus, the genomic window GGCAATGATCCTGATGCCATTGAAGCATGCGGCTGCCGCAGCTGCCTTCAGCGATATCCCATCGAATTATTGGGCAAAATCCGAGATTTATGAATTGGTAGATAAACAGGTTTTAACTGGCTACCCTGATAACACCTTCAAACCTGAGAGGAATGTTACCCGCTCACAGGCAGCTGTCATGATTGGGCGTTCGTTGAGGGTTGAAACAGCCGGCCACCCAGCACCCCCATTCAAAGATATCCCAAAAGGGACCGAAGCGTATCGATACATAACCGCACTAACAGACATGGGTGTTTTTTCTAAAGTGTCTTATTTTCATCCCGGAGACCCTCTGACAAGAGCGCAGATGGCTAAAATCCTGGCCATTTCCTATGAGCTGAAAATTCAATCATCCCATACGTTCAAGGACGTTGCATCCAATCATTGGGCCTATACTTATATTGAAAAATTGGCGGCTTCAGGGATCACAACAGGCAAAAAAGAAGGAATCTATGATCCTACCGGGAAAGTGAGCCGGTCTCAAATGGCCGTCTTCGTCAAAAGGGCAATGGATTATAAGAAAAATGGACAATCTGTCAGTGAAGTTGAATCCGTTTTAACCCTGGTTAATGCAGAAAGGGCTAAAACAGGTGCACCACCTTTAAAACTGGCTTCTGATATTTCACGCGTATCCGCAGCAAAAGCAGCCGATATGAGGGATAAGAATTACTTTTCACATACGTCTCCAACCTATGGAGATCCATTTAAAATGCTGACTAACTTTGGCATTCACTGGACCGCTGCAGGAGAAAATATCGCCGCCGGCCAGCCAGATGCCAAATCCGTCATGACCGCATGGATGAACAGCGAAGGACACCGTGCAAACATCCTAAACCCGAATTATACAGAAATCGGGATTGGACTCGCCAAAGGCGGATCCTATGGAACCTATTGGGTCCAAACATTTGTTAAAAGATAAATAGAAAGATAGAAAGGGCTGCAGTTTGCAGTCCTTTTTTCTATATAGGTGTGAAAATGGTTTGATTGAAGAGCGAAAGGTCATAGGAATAGTGAAAGTGTATCAAAAAGTGCCTGGATCGGGGTATTTTGATCAAAATGGGCAATTTTTTTACTATGAAAGGCCTTTTGGACCGATCAGAGGAAGGAAAAAGTAAGGAAAACATGGGCAATTTAAGCTCTCAGCAGGTTCTATGCGCGAAAAACCACGGTCTATGCGCCATTTACATTTCTTTATGCGCGAGAAAATCCAACCTATGCGCGAGATAATGTATCTTATGAACCAAAACACCATTCTTATGCGCCATTGCAAAAAATCTGCTCAAGAAGGGCTTCCTCGACACCAACATTCGAGTGATAGAATCGAGTCCCGGCGACAAAACATGACAAAATTCGGGTGGTGACAGTCACCTTTTTCGCTTAATGAATGTGCAATATTTGTTTAATGTTTTTGTATAAGTGGAATAGGTGATTTGACGCCATTTATAAAGGAAGTGATTAAATGTATGAAGAATTAGTAGTCAAAAATGACTCATTAAACTTGGAGATAATAGCTGAAAAGTACCTATTACTACTTTATAGATGTCTATTAAATGATGGACTTACGCAAGACCATGCAGAAAAAATCCTTTCAGAAGTATTTACATACATAAAAAAACACCCGGATTTTTTGAGTAGCCAACACAAGCTATCGGTTCGGCTTATCCAACTCTGCAGACATTTTTCCAATAGATTTGTACAAAAAGAAAAAAAGGTGAAAGCTATTCAAGTACTCTAGTGAGTGCTTTTTTTTTGCCATTCTTTATCCTCCCGTATAGAATAGTATAAAAAATATGGAAAATTAGTACTGGAGCATACCATCGAATATGCTCCTTTTTCCCGGTAGTTAAGGAACTGTCACATTTGGGTCGGAATTTTATTAGAGGGAAATGTTATAATGTATTCAGTTTGCTGCAAATATTCAGATGGATGTCTATTTGCCATCATCTGAAAATATAGAAAGAGGAGAGACTCATGGCGAAATCGAACCAGAAACCGTCTAAACAAACACCAAAATCTTCGGCCCGTCTAGTTTACTGGGTTGGCGGAATCGTACTCTTGGTCATCATCGCAATTATCTTCATTGGAAAACAATCAAATCATGTAGAGAAGCAAGATGCTTTTTCGTATAAAGATCAGCCTTATCTAGGCGAAAAATCAGCCCCGGTGAACATCGTGGAATTCGGGGACTATAAATGTCCTTACTGCAAGGCCTTCAATGAATCATTTGTCCCTGAAATCAAAAAGCAGGTAGTCGATACGGGTAAAGCCAAATTTTATTTCATTAATTATGCCTTTATCAATGTCGATTCAAAACGGGCCGCTAAATTTGCTGAAACGGTCTATAAAGAGCTCGGAAATGAAACCTTCTGGAAGTTCCATGATTTGCTTTACGAAAAACAGCCGGATGATAAAAAATATGAACAAATGGATTATTATACAGATGAGTTCCTAGAAAAAACATTAGCTGAAATCGCTGATCAAAAAGAGGTAGACCAAGTGGTGAAAGCGTACCAAAATGGGGAAGGGGATGCCCCGTTCCAAAAAGATATGGATACAGTAAAAGAATTGAAAGTCGAAAGTACTCCGACATTATTCATTAATGGCAAGCAATTTAACGGCAAAACTTTTGATGATTTCATCAAAATGGTAAACAAAGCGGAAAAGGAGTCCTAATATGAATAAACCTTTATTCGCCGCATGGATCACTTCCATTATCGCTTTGTTGGGAAGTCTGTATTTCAGCGAAATCCAGCATTTCATCCCATGCACCCTTTGCTGGTATCAGCGGATCTTGATGTATCCATTATTTGTGTTCATGGGAGTGGCCATTTACCGAAATGAACATCGCATTTATCCGTACATCCTGCCATTTTCCATTTTGGGAGTTGTCATATCGGCATACCATTACTTGCTGCAGCATGTACCTGCTTTACGCGAATTCGAAATGTGTACAAGCGGGGTCCCATGCTCCGGCAAATACATTGACTGGCTTGGATTCATCACAATTCCCCTATTAGCCTTCACGGCATTTACCATCATCACCATCTTGATGTTCGTGCTGCATAAGCAGGATAAACAGCAATAATATAGAAAATGCCGCTTCTCATAAAGGGAAGCGGCATTTCTTTTAACAAAAAAAGCGTAAGCCAAGGCCTACGCTTTTTTTCTATTCTTTTTCCGGCAGCTGTGCGTAATAGGAGTCAGACAGCTCCTCGAGTGTTAGGATTTTTTGATAGCTGGTTTCATATTTTGAAAAATCTTTCACCCGATCCATCGTGTTTAACGAAAATGCATCTCCGTCAGCGAAGCTTTCATTCGGGTAATAAATGATATGATCATTCACAAATCCGCCTGGCGGAAGGTAATACCGGATGCCAATCAAGTTGTTCTGACCTTGAAGAAGGTCCTGTCCGAAATGGACCAATTTATGGTCGATTTTTACCCCAAGAAGGTTGGCAAGCGTCGGCATGAAGTCGAGCTGGCCGCCCGGTGATGAAACCTCCGTCCCGTTATCCGTTTTTCCAGGGATGGATACTATGAATGGAATCGTATATCGATCTTTCAAATTATATTTATGTCCAGTAAATTGTTCAAACAGTTCCTGATCTCGATCATCCAGCGCTTTGTCTTGAAGCCCGAGGTGATCTCCATAGAAAAGAATGACGGAATTATCCCATATCCCTTTTTTCTTCAATTCTTCGATGAAACGTCCGATCGCAGCATCCGTATAGTTCTGAGCGGTCAAGTAATCTCCGATCAGCGTCCCATCGTATTCTGAAGGCAGATCCAGCGTTTTCTTTTCATCTGGAATGACGAAAGGGTGATGGCTGGAAAGCGAAATGAACATGGAATAGAAAGGCTTTTTGGCATTGGCCAATGCTTCTGTCCCTTTTTTATAAAGGACATCATCCGAGGCTGCCATGCCCACTTTATCCGAATCGCCAAAGTAGCTTTCATCAAAATATTGGTCGAAGCCGAGATCCGGATACAACTGGTCGCGATTCCAGAAATTGATTTTATCGGTATGGAACGTCATCGTTGAATACCCTTTTTCTTTCAAGACCTTCGGGAGGCTCGGAATCTCTTTGTTTCCGACCGTAAGAGAGGTAGGTGTATTGTCATTCGGGAAAAGGGATGTATTCATGATGAATTCTGCATCGGATGTATTCCCAGGCCCTACCTGCTGGAAAAGATTCGAGAAGTAAAAACTGTGTTTCACAAGCTCGTTGAGATTCGGCGTCACTTCTTTTCCGTTGATTTTTAAACCGATCAAAAAGTTCTGGAAGGACTCGCCTTGAATGACGATGACATTTCGTCCTTTGGCCATTCCAAAGTATTTGCGCTGATCGGCAGGAATGAGTTTGATTCCCTTGATGGACGCGATTTTTTGATTGGTTTCGTACGGATCCGCCTTTTCATTGGCCATCGTTGCAGCTGATTTCGGCTCAGAGGATTTGGCGATATTGATCGCTTCGTAGTTAAAAATCCCCTTCGACTCAGCCGCAAGGACCGGGTTCGCTATTTCAACATTTTTGTAATAAAAAAAGACGATGACACAGACGGCAAGAGCACCTAAAAATGTGCGTCTTTTCCAAGGGCTTTTGGCTTCGCTTCGAACGAGCGGATATTTTTTGGCGATCAAAAGGATCAGCAAAATGATGATATCCAAATAAAGCAGGGCATATAAAGGACTGAGCAGTGATGCTACACTGTCCCGGATGGCACCGAGCTGTCCGATTTCAAGCAGCACATGGTAGGTCGGTATGGTGTTGAACCATGTCACATATAGCAAAATTGCCGCAAAAAACGTAGTGATGAGAGCATTAGCTGCTAAATAAATATAGGGCGCACCCTTTTTTGCAAGACCTTCCACAAGACCGAGCAGTAAAAAAATGAAACAGCCCTCTAAGGCAATGACTTTTAATAGATTAAAATCTTTAAACAAAATGGCATGCAGGGCAAATGCTTTTAGAATCAATAAAGCTGCATGAAAGCCGTAATGGCTTTTTCTGAATGTACGTATAGCCGTTTTCATTGAAATTTCCTTCTTTCAGATGCGATAAAACTCCTATACTATTATTCCGATTAGGCAGGGAAATGTCAACGGATAGCCATGGCAGAACAAAAGCGCAAGCGCTTTGGTCAGCCCCGACCAGCATAAGACGGAACTCGAAGGAAATCCTGATTTCCGTAGAGGTACGGCTTATGACTCGAGGGGCTAGGCGTTGGAGCTGGACGTCGATTAACTTCTTTCAGAATTATCCACAAGGTAACATTTTAAAATTTCCTAGAAGACTAGAAAAGGAGCCTATAAATAGACTCCTATTGTTTCAGACTATTGAGGTGCCTGTGAAAGGTCGGCGACTTTTTTGATGGTGACATCAGAACTTGTTCCGCTTGCTACTGTTAGACCCAATCCATCGACAACTAATTGAAGGTTGGCAGGGGCTGCATCTACACGCAGAAGGACCTCTTTCGATAAACGGGCACCTGCATTAAGCAATGTTGTAGAAGGGGATACGGTAGCACCGCCAACTTCCAAATGGATTCCTCCCAAAGCTGAAACAGCAGCAGTTCCTACCGAATAATCAACTGAATAGAAGCCAGTTTCATTCAGACTGAAAGTAGTATCATCCGTTTGCGTTATCGCTTCACCAAAGGAAGCTCCTGGTGTATTGAATGGAACTGCAGCACCAGCGGCGAGGGCCAACTCAACCGCACCTGCATCATTGTAAGCGCTGAGTGCAGAAGAAAGTCCGCTTCCAGCAGGACCCGCAGGACCTTGTGGGCCAGGGATTGTCCTAACTACATATCCGGATGAACGCTGACGAGATGGTCCGGTTGAGAAGTTTGAACCATTCGGGTAGCAAGTCACGCCGGGATATTTATAATCTGCCATATTTAATCACTCCTTTCCATTTGGCATACTATATCTTATTCAAAGTTGATTAATGCGATAGGGCTTATCAACTCTATGAAATATGTAAATATAGCCTAATTTTAGATAGGAGTGAGAAAGGGTGATAGGATCATCTTAAAAAATATGCATTCAATAAGAAATATTCATCTGCAGGTTCATTATCAAGTTCAAATCATCTTAAGCATGCAGTCTTTTAATTCTTTAATGAAAATATCATAGTTCAGTTTGATGGCAATCCGGGTTTGACCGGGCTGGCCAAGGGGCCTCAAGTCGATATAAGAAAGGCCTTTTGCTTCGATTCCTTCTATCACTTGTGCATCATAGTAGATGTATTCAGCAATATTAGGCTTGCATACCGTCATGACTGTAACCAAATCATGGATCGGAGCACCGATGATTCCCGGAGATAGTTTTTTGTAAGCTTTAAAATAATATTCAAAGATCGGTTTTAACATAAAAGCAAATGGATTTGATTTGTGTTTGGAAAATAGGTCGACCACTTCGTCTGTCAAGTAGGCATAATTCGTTGTATTCAATGGGGTGATAGTAATGTTATGTGCGTGCTTCAATACAAAATTAGTAGAGGTGGGGTCGCCGTGAAAATTAGCTTCGGCAAGGGGGGTCACATTTCCTGGTGCAAAAAAAGAACCTCCCATTAAATAAAAGCCATTCACTAGCTTCATCTGTTGCGGATAGAGGATGAATGCTGTTGCAAGGGATGTTGAACGGCCGGTATCCACGATATTGAGTTCATTCCCATATGCTTCAATCAGCAAGCGGATCGTGTCAAAAGGATAGACCTTTATATAGTCCTTTACCGGGAGCTGTATGGGACCGATGCCATCTTCCCCGTGAATTTCAGGATAATACGTAATCATTTTCTTTTGGATGGGCATAAATGCACCAGGGATCACAGGAATATCAGGCTTTCCAGCCAACTCGAGAAGATAGGCGGCATTGGCAGTTGCTTGCTCTTTTGAAACATTTCCATAGCTTGCAACAATTCCTACGATCTCTATTTCGGGGTTGATCAACGCAAACATAATCGCAATTGAATCATCGATTCCCGGATCGCAGAATAGTAGAATCTTCTTTGGCATAATGGACCCCACCAATCAGTTTATTGAAAATAGTTGAATTAATATATGCTTTCTGCATGGAAGATATTACCTGATGGGTCGTTGGTCACGAGTCATAAAAAAAAAACCTCCATCGATGGGGGCTTCAATTTATCAATTTCAGTTGTTTTTCCCAAACAAAATTGGACATTGCGGGGGATAGGAGGGAGCCGAACATTCCAGCTTCAAAATTTCCCGCGGCTGGCAAAATGCCGCTCGGCCGACTTCCACTGTCACTTCCTGAGAAGATTGAATGCTCTGGCATAAATCCAGGGAAACATTCACACTTGTCAGGATATCGCCTGTACAATTGACTTTAAGTTTGCATTGAACACTCGATAGATAGGCAGTTAGTGCCGTATCATTAGGCGCACAAAGGAGAACAGTTTCCGGCACTTCAATCACAACAAGCGAAGATTGCTCGATAAATGGCGTTGAACCGTTGATGCCCTTGAATTCTATAATCAGTCCGAGCATCTTCACAAAGGATATTTTCTGCAGTGTGATCAGTGCCCCATCCATCACTAGGGACGTTGATTGCCGGTCGCTGATCTCAAATGTCTTTATAACAGAACCGGGGGATAGAGGTTCGCCGGTATCGGGATCCACCAGGAGGCAGCGGGCCGCCATCTTTGAAATGGCCGTACCGCATGGATCAATGGCTAAATTTCCAAGGTCAGCGGCATTGATGGTGGAAGCGAACGATTTTTGCAGCACGACCCAATCATAGATTTTTTTCGCGTTGATGCACATGCTTTCAATAGAATCGCAGCGAGACCGCACCGCCATAGTAACACTCCTCATACGAATGAATTTGTTAACAAAGTATGTGGGCATAGGCGGATTGTTGCAGGATTTTAAAAAAGAATTTAGGCATCAGCCCTTTTTTGACAGGAAAGGGGTGCCTTCTATCCAAAAACGCCAAGGGTAATCTTTCGCTTCTCCGGAATTATCGATCCCGACCCGTTTTCCGTGAGCAATGCCTGATGGCGTTTTCCCTTCACAAATAAATAAAGGCGGATTTGTAAAGTGATGCCCATAATATTCCATGCCGATGCCAAGGGCTTTTGTGAGCTTACCCGGTCCATTGGTCAAATTTTTTCCGAAAGGCATCTTTCTCCTTGCGCTCATAAGGTCGATTCCTGAGAATGGTTCAACTGCCCGAATCAACACTGCCTCAGGTGCATCGATGGCTCCACTGACCACATTCAAAAGGCAGTGGGTATGCATAACATACGTATAAACACTTCCTGCTTCAGCAAACATCACTTCAGTTCGCTTCGTTCTGCGGTTTTGAAAGGAATGGGCAGCACGGTCGCCGGGACCGATGTAGGCCTCTGTTTCGGCAATATATCCGGACACAGTTCCCTCCGGTGTCATATGTACAAGCAGACAGCCGAGCAGGGATTTCGCCAATTCCAATGTTGGCTGCTGATAAAAATCTATGGGTAATGGTTTATAATGAATATCGGTTTGCATCAACTCTTCCTTTCCTATTAAAGATATAAAAAAATCTGTAAATTCGACAACAAGCAATGGTAAAATAGAGATAACGATCATGTCCTAGTCCATAACGAAACGAATTTTTCGAGTACACCTTAGAAAAATGGGAGAGAATGCAATGAAATACACCAATGTAATGGAAGAAATTGTTTCAGCTCTTGTCACGATGTACATGAAAGGCCCGGAATACCAAACATTCTGCAAATGTGAAAAATGTACCAATGATATCATTGCCCTGAGCCTGAATTCACTGCCAAGCCACTATGTCACGACAGAAGACGGCCGCAAGCTGACATTCGAAATGCTTAATACAGTCGAGAATCGAAGTTGGATCAATAAAAGGATCATTAAAGCGATTTATGTCGTGGGAAAATTCCCTAAACATTAATTTAATAGAAATAATAAATATAGAAGGGACCGGAACACTTTGTGTACACCGGTCTCTTCTATTTAATTTTGATAAGATTCAACCTTTTGCATCATCAGGCTCAATTCAGCAAATATCGAGTCACTCATCACTTTATACCCTTTTTTTGTTAGATGTATTCCGTCATCACTGATTAATGAGGCAAGGTCTCCCGCTTTTTTCAAATAGGAGCGGACATCGATCCGTTTAATGGAATCCATTTGATCCAACAGCATGTTCAGCGATCGATTATAGGAACTATGCCAATGTTCGATTCCCCCGACGGTGTTGATCCAGTGGCTGATAGACGTCCCGAATCTGGATGCGATGTTTTTGTAGTATCGGACGGGATCAAGGGGAGGAAGTGTTAATACTATTGGTGTGATATCGGCATTTTTCAGCGTATCGATCAGCTGCGAGACATTGTTTAAATATCTTTCGATTGGCACGGTTGGCTCATGAGTAGAATCAGGTTCTTCCGCTACTTTGCCCCAATTGAAATCGCAGTCGTTGCCGCCAATATTCAAGAGGGCGATTTCCGGACGTTCTTGTATGACATCCTTCTCAATTCGCTTGATCAAGAGGTCAGAATTATCATTAAAGACCCCTTTATTGATGATTTCAATCTGCTCTTTCCCTGTTTGAACAAATTGTTGCTGAAGGAGGTTAGGATAGTTTTCTTTCATGATGCGCAGTCTTCCTCCGGTAAAAGAAACTCCTCTGGTGATGCTGTCGCCAAGACAAATCATTTTCATCGCATTCATCCTTAAATTTTTCATATTTTAATATTATTTTACAATAAAATCAGCAGTTGTCCTACTAAAAGGGTTTTCGATGAAAAGGGAGAATACATAGAGTAATTTAAAATAACATCTTTCCCCGCTTATATGCTCAGAATGTAATTAATTTGGTACGATAGTATTAATTCAATTAAAAAGGTTTTAAGGAGGGATGGCATGTCTGGCATCATTTTGTTTGACGGCGTATGCAACTTCTGCGACAGCAGCGTGCAGTTCATTATGAAAAGAGACTCAAAGGAGTATTTTAAATTCGCCTCTCTCCAAAGCGAAATCGGTCAAAAACTCCTCAAGGAATATCAGGCTTCCAAAGGATTGGATAGTGTTGTTCTCATTGAAAATAACCGTCTGTACGTGGAGTCTGATGCAGCACTTGCTATCTGCCGCCATTTAGACGGTCCATGGAAGCTTTTGTGGGGGTTAAAAATAATCCCTGCACCGATCAGAAACAAAATCTATCAATTCATCGCCAAGAACCGCTACAAGTGGTTCGGTCAAAAGGAAGCATGCCGGATTCCGTCACCGAAGGAAAGAAAGCGGTTTTTAGAATAAATTAGCATTCAGCTGAGCATTCACAAAAGGATTGCTCGGCTTTTTTCTTTTAATTGTAACGTTTATTTGGTGTGCTTCGTCATACAGTTGACTAGCTAGTTGAAATGAGGGGGGATGAGGTTTGGAAAGGCATCAATTTTCCGCCTCTGAAATAGGGGATAGAGAAATTTTGGATATGGAGCCTGAAGAAGCAATCGAACGGTTGATGGATCTATACGGGGAAGAGTTGAAAAGGCTCGCCTATTCCTATACGAAAAATTGGATGCAGACAGATGATCTCATTCAGGAAGTCTTTTTGTCCATTTACCAAAAACTTCACACATTCAATGGAAAGTCTGCGTTGAAAAGCTGGATTTATTCCATTGCGATCAATAAATGCAAGGATTATTTGCGAAGCTGGCATTACCGCAAGCTGCAATTGACTGACCATTGGATGACAACAGGAAAAACACAAGGGAATGGACCGATGGAGAACGTTATTCAACAAGATGAAAATAAAAAACTCATTGAAGCAGTCCTTGAACTGCCAATCAAGTATCGGGAAGTCATCGTACTTTTTTACTACAAAGACATGAACATTGATGAAATCTGTCAAATGCTTAGCTTGAGCCCTTCAGCAGTTAAGACACGGCTGCACAGGGGAAGGGAAAAACTAAGGATGTCGCATTCTTTGGAAGGAGGAATGCTGAATGGATGAGCAGCTGAAAAAGAGCAGGAAGGCTTTTGAGACGTATGTTTCTCCAGATAAAGTCTTCACCGAAGAAGATAAAAAAAGAATACGTGATCGAATTCAAAGCGCACCAGTGTCCATGGAAGGCAAAAAAAGAGCCGAATGGTTTCCGAAATTGATGACCGGGGGAGTCGCAGCGGCAGTCATTTGCTTCCTTGCCATTTTTATCGGAAGCGCACTTACTCATAATCTCGGTTCAAGTGATAAATCAGCAGAGTCTTCCCATATGGAATCTGCAGATGATTCAGGAGCAAAAAAGGGATTCAATCCAGAAGGTGCAGATAAAAAGGATACCTCAAATGAACTGACGGATGATGCAGGCAGGGTACAATTAGAGCCGGAACTTCTATCGTTATATAAGCAATTCTCGGCAAAGCATGATGATATGCTCCTCAGGGGATTAACTCCGCTGCAGATTTTCACCCTTTACTTTTATGCAGAGGATCAAAAAGATTACGGAGTCCAATATTGGCTTTTCAATCATGACCCGGACGTGGAGCAAATTTTCAAATCTGAAGAAGATTGGATACAATCTTCACAAAAAGATGGAGGCTCCCTGCTGGAAAAAGTGAAGAATTCATATTTAGAGGAAAAAATCGTAGATGATTCAAATGCCTATATCCTCATTTCAAGCGAAAAGAATCAGGGTCTGGAAAATTCTCTCGGGTTCGGGCTCTCGAAAAATAAAGCAGGCGTCTGGAAAGTGAATTGGATGCCGATTCAATAGCTGCATTGCCCCGGAAGCATTCGTCCGGGGTTATTTTTATGAGAAATATTGATTTTCAGGAGAATACAACAAAGAGAATCACAGATAATAAAGAAAGATCAGATCCGATTAGCATCGTCGAAAAAGTTTCCTTAATGCAAAATTGTTTTGTGCAGCTTATAAGGATAGTTATCCGCAACACTCTTGCTCTAGACCCACCCATGATGGGTTTGCTATGATATCAAGAGATTAACGTTAGAGGTGAAACTGTTGGGAGCAAGAGAATCAATAGCCAAAAAAATTGCATGGATCAGCCTGGTGGCCAATATTATCCTGACTATCGGAAAATTGGTCATCGGATATTCAAGCCACAGTGACGCAGTATTTGCAGACGGGATCCATTCTGCTGCAGACGTCTTTGCATCACTCATCGTCCTTTTGGTGATTAAAATCGCCAATAAACCAGCAGATGAAGATCATCCATACGGCCATGGGAAAGCCGAAGTCATCGTATCCGGCATCGTTGGAATCCTGTTATTCCTTATTTCTATATATGTCGTGTATGAGGCTCTTACCGGGTTCATGCATCCGATTGAAACTCCAAGCATCCTTGCCATGTGGGTCGCCATCTTTTCTTATGCGGCAAAGGAATATTTGTACCGCTCATCCATGAAGGTCGCGAAACAGCATAACAGCAAAGCAATTGAAGCCATTGCATTTGATCATAAAGCAGACATTGTCGCTTCTATCGCTGCTGCTATCGGTGTGCTGCTTTCTGTAATCGGGAGCAAAATCCATATACATATCCTTTTATACGGCGACAAGGTAGCCAGTATTTTTGTAGCCTATCTGATTTTTAAAATTGCAAAAGAGATGCTTGTCGAAGCCTTTGATATTCTTCTGGAGCGCAACATCGATATGGAAACCCAGGCCGATTTTATTGCCATCATTGAAAAGTTCGAACTCGTAAGGAGAATCGATAAATTGAGGGCAAGGGAGCTGGGACACTATATCGTGGTCGATCTC contains:
- a CDS encoding sigma-70 family RNA polymerase sigma factor; protein product: MERHQFSASEIGDREILDMEPEEAIERLMDLYGEELKRLAYSYTKNWMQTDDLIQEVFLSIYQKLHTFNGKSALKSWIYSIAINKCKDYLRSWHYRKLQLTDHWMTTGKTQGNGPMENVIQQDENKKLIEAVLELPIKYREVIVLFYYKDMNIDEICQMLSLSPSAVKTRLHRGREKLRMSHSLEGGMLNG
- a CDS encoding cation diffusion facilitator family transporter, whose translation is MLGARESIAKKIAWISLVANIILTIGKLVIGYSSHSDAVFADGIHSAADVFASLIVLLVIKIANKPADEDHPYGHGKAEVIVSGIVGILLFLISIYVVYEALTGFMHPIETPSILAMWVAIFSYAAKEYLYRSSMKVAKQHNSKAIEAIAFDHKADIVASIAAAIGVLLSVIGSKIHIHILLYGDKVASIFVAYLIFKIAKEMLVEAFDILLERNIDMETQADFIAIIEKFELVRRIDKLRARELGHYIVVDLRIAIDHYKTIKEGHDLAREIKQALMDKYDNIDEVLIHLNPYYADGEAEE